The genomic stretch TCCCCACACCAGCACCCCGGTATCACCGCCGGCACCTTGTGCAGGGGCAGGACAAGGAAGGCGCCGCCACCACTGGCCTCCACGATGATGGCAACAAACGAAGGGTTGACAGCACAGAAGGTGCTGTCCCAAGTGACGCGGGAGACACGGATGTCATCGTAGCACTGCTCCGTCTTCACCGGCTGCCCGAAAACGTGCCGGAACTTGCTCTGCCGCACCACCTTCCGAAACGACATGGCTGGGGCGCACCCCGTGCTGCGGTCAGCGCCGGGCTCTGGGCACACCGTGGGCACCCCAAAAtgtggggcagagccagggcccAGCCAGGGACAGGGGAGGTGGCTCGAGGCACCCAGCCTTGGGGCAAGGGGGTGTCCCCACTAAGGATAATGGAATGCTGGTGGGGGGAgcttgtccctgtccccatccctgtcacCCGCTCCGGGTAAAGGGCAGCTCGGCCCCTTCCGGCAGTGCgaagccagggctgccctgtgcccgcCAGGCAAACAaacccttccctgccctgccccatgGCGGGGGGCTCAGGGGGCATCCTGGGGATGGGGGCTCGGAACAGGACAGGGAGTGTCCCtcctgctgtggggacaggggtggCCCCTCCAGAGATGGAGACAGGGACAAGGCTGTGCCCCTGGGTACAGGGATGGGAACAGAAAGGACAGGCATGGCACTGTCGGGTCAGGGGAGCAgaacagggatggggacaggaacAAGGAcagagatggggacagggaAAGTACTGCTGGGTAagggacagggatggagacagggaaaaggacagggatggggactgggATGGTACTGCTGGGtgagggacagggatggggacggggacaAGGACAGGGATGGTCCTGCTGGGTAAGGCACAGGGATGGGAACACAGACAAGGGCAGCGATGGGAACAGGGGTGGCCCTGCTGGGTgagggagagggatggggacagggacacggGTGGTCCTGCTGGGTCAGGTGAcagagatggggacagggatgggaacagggacaaggacagggatggggacagggctggccctgctgggTGAGGCGACAGGAACAAGGCCAGGGGTGGGGTCAGGGAAGGAGGATGGGGACCCGGGGGCCAGGGATGGGGGCGGGGACGGTCGCTCCAGGTCCGGGTCCGGGTCGGTGCCCCCAGGCCgggcccgggggctgccccacCCCCGCGGCACCGGGAGCCGCCGTGCCCggggggggctgtgccgggggcCCGGGCCGAGGCCAGGCCCACACTCaccgcgggccggggccgggccgggccggtgggagcgggcagcggcgcgcggggccggcggcggcgtGGGCGGGGCCGGAAGTGACTGatcgccccgccccgcgcatGCGCCTCAGGGGGCGGGGCGGGATCGGGATCGGGGGGGCGGCCACGGCACCGGGGGCGGCGGTAccttggggggcaggggggcatcGGGTCGGGCGGGGGCTCCCCGTGGGGCAGGGTCCCCGTGGGCCATCCCATAGGGCACCCCGTGGGGCAGGGCCCCTCCACGGTGGCTGGGCACGGGTCTCCCGTGGGGACCCACTGAGCCTCCCAGCACCACACTCTGCCCCACGTCCCCAGGGGTGGCTGTGCCCCACCGAGACCCCGTTtaggtgggtgggtgggtgggcatGGGGCTTGGCCCACGCGTGGGGCCTGGTGAGGGTCTCCCCAGCCAGGGACGCAGCGGGGACGTGGGGGCACACCTggccccaccccaccccacgctgcgccaggcagggctgcagctcatggagctgctggtggggaccCCACGGGTGCCTCGGCCGGCAGGTGGGCGAGGGTGGTGGGTGGCACAGGGGTGATGGCAGTGGGTGGCGTGGTGGTGACGGTGGAGGGTGGTGCAGAGATGCCGGTGCCAGGTGGCACAGGGGTGCCAGTGGCAGGTGGCACGGGGCTGAGGGCAGTGGGTGGCAcaggggtgctggtggcaggcagcaggcgGGCAAGGGCCGCCCGTGGCAGGCGGGTGAGGTGATGGCAGGTGCGGGAGCCGAGCAGCAGGTAGAGGCAGGGGTtgaggcagctgctgaggttgaaggccagccccagcaggtAGAGTAGGTGGTCAGGGGGCCCAGAGACCACCaggtgcagcagctgggtgacCTGGAAAGGCAGATGCAGCACCACGTAGGCACTCAGCGTGGCCACCACGATGTACTGGAAACGGGTGAGCGGGTGGCCGCCTCGGCTGCTCCGGCACCGGGCCAGCACCAGGGCCACCCCATGGCAAGCCACCACCACGCAGAAGGGCAGCAgcccctccaccaccacctccagccaACGCAACGGCACGTCCCAGCTCCCCCTCTGGCTCCGGCACACCACCAACCCGGGCAGCAGCTCATCTGCCACTGACAGCGCTGCGTCGGGCACGCTGCAGCCACCCGCCACCAGCCAGGCGCCCACGCACAGCACCGCCGGCAAGCGGGCCGGCCGCCGGCACCGGTACCAGAGCGGGGCGGCCACCAGCAAGCAGCGGTCCAGGCTGATGGCCGCCAGCAAGAAGAGCCCGCTGTAGTAGCCCAAGCCATTGAGGAATCGGTGGAGGCGGCACAGCGGGGTGTCCAGAGGCCCCTGGTCACGGTGGGCCACTGACCAGATCTGCAGGACCGAGTTGGCGAGGAAGAGGAAGTCGGAGGCAGCCAAGCTGAAGATGAAGGCGGCCAGTCCCCGGCAGCGCAGGCGCCAGCCCGTCAGCCAGAGGGTGAAGGCGTTGGCGGGCAGCCCCAGCGCCGCGCAGgccacctgcagctgcctgtcccaCGTCAGGGTGCCggggggtggcaggagcagcGGGGGGAACAGCGTGGCGTTCAGCTCCATCGCCTGGACTCCAGCACTGCAGGCGGCGTGGGCAGCTCAGGGCTGCGGGAAGGGGTGCCACCCCCTTTGGTGTCACCTCTTCCCATGTCCCTTTGGTCTCACCCCCTCCCGTGTCACCCCATCCTGCAGCACCATGCCAGTGCCCACCCAGGGCCACCCCAGAGGCCCCCTGCCTTGCGGCAGCCTGGCTTactcctgctctgccctccttttggggtgcccccccccgcTCTCCTCTGTGGCATCTCTGTCCCCCACCAGCTGTGCCACCATGTGCCCACCAACTCCATCTGCCCCGGCCGAGCCCGGGGGtaccccaccagcccctgctgcGGGGTTCCAGGGCAGTAAATAACATAGGACCTACCTTAACAGTGGGGAGAGCACAGGCAGAGGCGGCAGGTGGGGGGCACCCGGCTGTGGGGCGCCCTATATGTGGGAGCGGGTGGGAGGGGCTGCAGCGGTGAAGCTCtgccccctctctccccccctccTCCGGCAGTGACCCCCCTCAAACCTCTCACCCCCCACCCAGGCGCTGGGTCTGTGCCTGCAGGGAGctctggggggggggcaagccctgcctcagtttccccacccagccgggggggtgggggggcccAGGGAACCCCATTAGCAACAGCCGCAGGCAGAGCGGAAACGGCCGCACTATCAGTGCTCTGGGGCAgtgccatggggcaggggggtggccATGGGGCAGGACCCGCTCTCACCTATGGCCACCCGCTGCTGGACCCCACACAGCATCAGAGTGGGGGTCTGGAGACAGCGCGGACCCCCTGGGCAGGGGCATAGATCTGTGTGTGGTGTGACTGTGCCAGCGggtgctgcggggggggggcacgtTTGGCATCGTCCCTGCGATGGCATCTCACCATCATGTGCTGGCTTCCTGCTGCCACTCATCCTGTGGTGGCTGAGCCAGGCTGATGGTATCGTGGGGCACGGGGGGGCTGCGCTCGCCACAGCACCCACGGCTGTCATGTCCCTCCTGAGTGCTGGGGGGATGGGAGGTGGCCATGGGTGAGAGCGCTGGGGACGTGGGTtggcactggggacactggTAGTCGGTGTGGGGTGAGAGCACTGGGgatgtgctggtgctggggacatgGTGGTGGCCACGGGGTGGGGACATGGGTCAGTGCCAGCGGAGGGACCCTCGGCCGGCGCTGGCGGTGCTGTGACCTCGTGGCTCTGTCCCGGCAAGAGGGTGTCAGTGGCCAGGTGCCGTTTCCTGCCGCTAATCACTGCTAATTGGCTTTGCACTGCCCGTGTCCAGGGAGCccacgggggggggggcgtggggggcaCGTCGGGGTGTAAGAGGATTTCCCTGCCTCCTTCTTAAGGCTTGGCCAGCGCAGGGTCCCGCTCCCTGCCTACCCGCCCGCCAGCCcacccggccccggccccggccccatGCCACGCACCCGGGGGGACAAGGGGACCCCCAAGGACACAGAGGCCCCGGACAAGGGGAAAGGGGGGCAGGCAAGtgagaaaacccccaaaccccctgAGAATGGCGGCCCCCCCGGCACCAAGAGCCCTGGCTCTGAGTCCCGGCATGGTGGCCACGGGCAGAAGAACAGCAAGAAGGGCCCCGGGGACCCCCACGCTGCCGCCAACAAGACCTACTCGCCCTTCCTCAACACCGTCTTCGGCAAGGTgggggcagcagagcagggcagggggcggggggcgctggcGATGGAGGGGGCACCGGGGCAGTGGGGACAGGAATGCTCTGGGAccctggggatggaggggacatGGAGGCACAGGGACAAGGTTGGGGATGCTCCAGGACACTGGGGATAGAGGGGACATGGGGGTGGTgtggatggggacagggatgctctgggaacctggggatggaggggacatGGGGCTCTGGGAccctggggatggaggggacacaggggcAGTGTGGATGGGGACAAGGACACTCTGGGACCCTGGGATGGAGGGGACATGGGGCATTTGGGTCAGGGGTAGGGATGCTCTGGGACcctgggggatggaggggacatgggggcactggggacagggacactcTGGAATCCTGAGGATGGAGGGGTTATGGGGCactgggggacagggacactCTGGGACgccagggatggaggggatACAGGGgcgctggggacagggacactcTGGGAccctggggatggaggggacacCCAGAGTGAAAGTCTGAGCCAGGGGAGCTGAGCTGCCAGACCTCTGCAAGGGACTCATGCTGCTCTCCCACCTCCGGCAGCAcgcagcacccatgggtgctggaCAAATCCTGTCTGGAGCCTGGGGgtcccaggctggggcagctccaggctgggcGGCAGGAGAGGGAACGtgggggccagggcaggggacagaggcatggggcagggcaggcttTGCCTCCAATCCCTCTAATCCCTCCCGCTGGAGTTAATTTTGTCCCATGCTTAACAAAGCTGACACAGCGGtttgctgggggtgggggtgggggggtgctgAGCCAGGTCTGATTCTGTCCCCACCCTGTGTGCCCGGCCCAGGAGCGGGAGCTGTCACCGGAGGAGCTGGACGGTGAGCGGGGGGGaacaggggtgctggggggctggggtgggccATAGGCATGGGAGGCATGTTCTCATGGAGGGATCTGCCATAGGGACACATGTGCCATGGAAGGATCTGTCATGGGGACATGTGCCACAGAGGGATCTGCCATGGGGACATGTGCCACAGAGGGATCTGCCATGGGGCGCAGTGCCATGGAGGGATCTGCCATGGGGACATATGACATGGGGGGGATCTGCCATTGGGCACAGTGCCAGGGGGACACATTGTCATGGAGTGATCTGCCAAGGAGACACATCATGGAGGGATGTGCCATGGGGTGCAGTGCCACAAGGACACGTGCCATGGAGAGTTTTGCTGTGGGGCGCAGTGCCGTGGGGACACTGTCCCGGAGGGCTCTGCCATAGGGCACAGTGCCACAGAGCCATGTACCACAGCATGGCACCCAGGGAGGGAGATGCCCCAGGGTGACGCAGTGCCTGGGGACCCCCACGCCTGATGGCATCCATGTGCCCACATGTCCCCACGtgtgtgggcagagctgctggacgCCTTCAAGGAGTTCGACACGGACCAGGACGGGTACATCAGCTACAAGGACCTGGGCACCTGCATGCGCACGCTGGGGTACATGCCCACCGAGATGGAGCTCATCGAGATCTCCCAGCACATCAAGATGAAGAGTGAGCGTGGGGCCGgctgccgtggggctggggaggggtccagagggccaggggctggggtggggggcgctGAAGTTGTCCCTGTCCTGTGTGCAGTGGGCGGCCGCGTGGACTTTGAGGACTTTGTGCAGATGATGGGGCCAAAGTTGCGGGAGGAGACAGCCCACATGGTGGGCATGAGGGAGCTCAAGATCGCCTTCCGTGAGGTATGGCCACCGCCACGGGGGACCACGGCCATGCAGGTGACTGCAGGCATGGAGGGGGCAATGACCCTGGAAAGACCACGGGGTGACAGTGGCCATGGGGGTGACCAGAGAAAGACCATGGGGGATGGTGACCATGGGGGTACAGTGACCACAGGCATGGAGGGGAAAGCAACCATGGGAAGACCATGGGGAGACCATGACCATGGGGTGATAATGACCATGGGGTTGCGGTGACCACAGGAAGACCATGGGGTGATGGAGACCACGGGGGTGACTGCAAGCATGGAGGGGACAGCAACCATGGGAAGATCATGGCTGACGGTGACCATGGGGGTGATCACAGGCATGGAGGGGAGGGTGACTGTGGCTCTGGAGGGGGATGATGGGGCCGGTGAGGAGGGTGACCACCCCCTGCGGGTGCCACAGTTCGATGTGAACGGGGACGGGGAGATCAGCAGCGCGGAGATGCGGGAGGCCATCGCAGcgctgctgggggagcagctGAAGGCGCAGGAGGTGGATGAAATCCTGCAGGACGTGGACCTCAATGGGGACGGGCACGTGGACTTCGACGGTGAGGGGCCTCCCCTTCCCCACGGCaggtggctgggggctgcggtGGGGGGATGAGCTCTGGGTCCCCTCACACCCTCCTC from Falco rusticolus isolate bFalRus1 chromosome 10, bFalRus1.pri, whole genome shotgun sequence encodes the following:
- the GPR152 gene encoding probable G-protein coupled receptor 152, with the translated sequence MELNATLFPPLLLPPPGTLTWDRQLQVACAALGLPANAFTLWLTGWRLRCRGLAAFIFSLAASDFLFLANSVLQIWSVAHRDQGPLDTPLCRLHRFLNGLGYYSGLFLLAAISLDRCLLVAAPLWYRCRRPARLPAVLCVGAWLVAGGCSVPDAALSVADELLPGLVVCRSQRGSWDVPLRWLEVVVEGLLPFCVVVACHGVALVLARCRSSRGGHPLTRFQYIVVATLSAYVVLHLPFQVTQLLHLVVSGPPDHLLYLLGLAFNLSSCLNPCLYLLLGSRTCHHLTRLPRAALARLLPATSTPVPPTALSPVPPATGTPVPPGTGISAPPSTVTTTPPTAITPVPPTTLAHLPAEAPVGSPPAAP
- the LOC119155161 gene encoding calcium-binding protein 2-like isoform X1, whose amino-acid sequence is MPRTRGDKGTPKDTEAPDKGKGGQASEKTPKPPENGGPPGTKSPGSESRHGGHGQKNSKKGPGDPHAAANKTYSPFLNTVFGKERELSPEELDELLDAFKEFDTDQDGYISYKDLGTCMRTLGYMPTEMELIEISQHIKMKMGGRVDFEDFVQMMGPKLREETAHMVGMRELKIAFREVWPPPRGTTAMQFDVNGDGEISSAEMREAIAALLGEQLKAQEVDEILQDVDLNGDGHVDFDEFVMMLSTR
- the LOC119155161 gene encoding calcium-binding protein 2-like isoform X2, translating into MPRTRGDKGTPKDTEAPDKGKGGQASEKTPKPPENGGPPGTKSPGSESRHGGHGQKNSKKGPGDPHAAANKTYSPFLNTVFGKERELSPEELDELLDAFKEFDTDQDGYISYKDLGTCMRTLGYMPTEMELIEISQHIKMKMGGRVDFEDFVQMMGPKLREETAHMVGMRELKIAFREFDVNGDGEISSAEMREAIAALLGEQLKAQEVDEILQDVDLNGDGHVDFDEFVMMLSTR